A single region of the Aeromonas hydrophila subsp. hydrophila ATCC 7966 genome encodes:
- the rpmA gene encoding 50S ribosomal protein L27 — MAHKKAGGSSRNGRDSEAKRLGVKRFGGETVLAGSIIVRQRGTKFHAGTNVGLGKDHTLFATATGKILFEVKGPLNRKYVSIVAE; from the coding sequence ATGGCACACAAAAAAGCTGGCGGTTCATCCCGCAACGGCCGCGATTCAGAAGCTAAACGCCTGGGCGTGAAGCGTTTCGGCGGCGAAACAGTTCTGGCTGGCAGCATCATCGTTCGTCAGCGTGGCACCAAGTTCCACGCCGGTACCAACGTTGGTCTGGGCAAGGATCACACCCTGTTCGCTACTGCGACTGGTAAAATCCTGTTCGAAGTTAAAGGTCCGCTGAACCGTAAGTACGTTAGCATCGTTGCTGAGTAA
- the mutL gene encoding DNA mismatch repair endonuclease MutL, with product MPIRILPPILANQIAAGEVVERPSSVVKELVENSLDAGADRVEIDIDKGGAKLIRIRDNGSGVAKDELVLALSRHATSKVATLDDLEGINSLGFRGEALASISSVSRLTFTSRTAEQSEAWQAQAEGREMSVTIKPAAHPVGTTVEVVDLFFNTPARRKFMRSEKTEFAHIDELVRRIALSRFDVTLILRHNGKVVRQYKAANTVAEQERRLAAVCGSPFMHYALAVESEHSDVRLWGWLATPEGARPQNDLQYTYVNGRMMRDKLINHAIRQAYDELLPADRFAAYVLYIELDPRQVDVNVHPAKHEVRFHQARLIHDFIFQALFTALRQQGAASDEPLAETLVELPVSAPIEYPGQAPRAEWYGAEHNYRAPAREVREGSSTGRAGNYQPPEPPSREAMRGMGSLLTTLPAVQGTPLAEAETAPVAAAVPAKAGAWRALTLVEQAYLLLERDNRLALLSLVRAERLLLRHWLLETWGQGLAAQPLLLPVSFKLPKNLVALVEQQDRLLKRMGLELKSGGRDTMILTRVPALLRQTDLVRLLPELLQLIESGSDSDAGQQAEVLCQWLVEQGISREKVYDFATANRLLTELVADFSDQLANVRMVRPLALASVLAEFADGH from the coding sequence TCTGGCCAACCAGATTGCTGCCGGTGAGGTGGTGGAGCGGCCCTCCTCCGTGGTCAAGGAGCTGGTGGAAAACAGCCTGGATGCGGGCGCCGACCGGGTCGAGATCGACATCGACAAGGGCGGTGCCAAGCTCATTCGCATTCGCGACAATGGCAGTGGTGTCGCCAAGGATGAGCTGGTGCTGGCACTGTCGCGCCACGCCACCTCCAAGGTAGCGACTCTCGACGATCTGGAAGGGATCAACAGCCTGGGCTTTCGCGGCGAGGCGCTCGCCTCCATCAGTTCGGTCTCCCGGCTCACCTTCACCTCCCGCACGGCGGAGCAGAGCGAGGCTTGGCAGGCGCAGGCCGAAGGACGCGAGATGAGCGTCACCATCAAACCGGCGGCCCACCCGGTGGGTACCACGGTGGAGGTGGTGGACCTCTTCTTCAACACCCCGGCGCGGCGCAAGTTCATGCGCAGCGAAAAGACCGAGTTTGCCCATATCGACGAGCTGGTGCGCCGCATCGCGCTCTCCCGCTTCGACGTCACCCTGATCCTGCGCCACAACGGCAAGGTGGTGCGTCAGTACAAGGCCGCCAACACGGTGGCGGAACAGGAGCGTCGACTCGCCGCGGTGTGCGGCTCTCCCTTCATGCACTACGCGCTGGCGGTGGAGAGCGAACACAGCGACGTGCGGCTGTGGGGCTGGCTGGCGACCCCCGAGGGTGCCAGGCCGCAGAACGATCTGCAATACACCTATGTCAACGGCCGCATGATGCGCGACAAGCTGATCAACCACGCCATCCGCCAGGCTTATGACGAGCTGCTGCCGGCCGACCGGTTCGCGGCCTACGTGCTCTACATCGAGCTGGATCCGCGCCAGGTGGATGTCAATGTCCATCCGGCCAAGCACGAGGTGCGCTTTCATCAGGCACGCCTCATTCACGACTTCATCTTCCAGGCGCTGTTTACTGCCCTGCGCCAGCAAGGAGCGGCCAGCGACGAGCCCCTGGCCGAGACCCTGGTCGAGCTGCCGGTCAGTGCCCCCATCGAGTATCCGGGTCAGGCCCCCAGAGCCGAGTGGTATGGCGCCGAGCACAACTACCGGGCGCCGGCCCGGGAAGTGCGGGAAGGCAGTAGTACCGGGCGGGCCGGCAACTACCAGCCGCCTGAGCCCCCCAGTCGGGAGGCGATGCGCGGCATGGGATCGCTGCTCACCACCCTGCCGGCGGTGCAGGGCACGCCGCTGGCAGAGGCGGAAACCGCACCTGTTGCCGCTGCCGTGCCTGCCAAAGCGGGGGCGTGGCGGGCATTGACCCTGGTGGAACAGGCCTATCTGCTGCTGGAGCGAGACAACCGGCTGGCCCTGCTGTCGCTGGTGCGGGCCGAGCGCCTGCTGCTGCGCCACTGGCTGCTGGAAACCTGGGGTCAGGGGCTGGCGGCCCAGCCGCTGCTGTTGCCGGTCTCCTTCAAGCTGCCGAAAAACCTGGTCGCGCTGGTCGAGCAGCAGGATCGTTTGCTCAAACGGATGGGGCTGGAGTTGAAAAGCGGCGGACGCGACACCATGATCCTGACTCGGGTGCCGGCGTTGCTGCGCCAGACCGATCTGGTGCGCTTATTACCCGAATTGCTGCAACTGATCGAGAGCGGATCTGACAGTGATGCCGGCCAGCAGGCTGAAGTACTATGCCAATGGCTGGTGGAGCAGGGGATAAGTCGCGAAAAAGTATACGATTTTGCCACGGCCAACCGCCTGCTGACGGAACTTGTTGCCGATTTCAGTGACCAACTGGCTAACGTTCGCATGGTGCGCCCGCTGGCGCTGGCGAGTGTGCTGGCCGAGTTTGCCGATGGCCATTGA
- the hflX gene encoding ribosome rescue GTPase HflX, translating into MFDRYEAGEQAVLVHVNFSDEGEREDLEELKMLVSSAGVNALGVITTSRSAPSAKFFVGSGKAEEIASQVQMLDADVVIFNHALTPAQERNLERLFQCRVVDRTGLILDIFAQRARTHEGKLQVELAQLRHLSTRLVRGWTHLERQKGGIGLRGPGETQLETDRRLLRERIKAILRRLDKVAKQREQGRRARNRNEVPTVSLVGYTNAGKSTLFNQLTAASVYAADQLFATLDPTLRKLVIQDVGDVILADTVGFIRHLPHDLVAAFKATLQETREADLLLHVVDCADEQMQENIESVQQVLAEIEADDRPQLMICNKIDKLGEHPVGLERDEEGRPVRVWLSAQTGEGCADLFTALTELLAGSMVHHTLQLPPSAARLRSALYRLKGIEQEGFSEEGDFVLEVRLQLADWNRLMKQEGESLQRFIRH; encoded by the coding sequence TTGTTTGACCGTTATGAAGCAGGCGAACAGGCCGTTCTGGTACATGTCAACTTCAGTGATGAGGGTGAGCGGGAGGATCTGGAAGAGCTCAAGATGCTGGTGAGCTCGGCCGGGGTCAATGCGCTGGGGGTGATTACCACCAGCCGCAGTGCGCCCAGCGCCAAATTTTTTGTCGGCAGCGGCAAGGCTGAAGAGATAGCGTCCCAGGTCCAGATGCTGGATGCCGACGTCGTCATCTTCAACCATGCCCTGACCCCTGCCCAGGAGCGCAACCTGGAGCGTCTGTTCCAGTGTCGGGTAGTGGACAGGACCGGCCTGATCCTCGATATATTTGCCCAGCGCGCCCGTACCCACGAAGGCAAGTTGCAGGTCGAACTGGCCCAGTTACGCCATCTTTCTACTCGCCTGGTGCGAGGCTGGACCCACCTTGAACGTCAGAAAGGCGGGATCGGTCTGCGCGGCCCGGGTGAAACTCAGCTGGAAACCGACCGTCGCCTGTTGCGTGAGCGCATCAAGGCGATTTTGCGTCGGCTCGACAAGGTGGCCAAACAGCGGGAGCAGGGGCGTCGTGCCCGCAACCGCAACGAGGTGCCGACCGTTTCCCTGGTGGGTTACACCAACGCCGGAAAGTCCACTTTGTTCAACCAACTTACAGCTGCCAGCGTGTATGCTGCCGACCAATTGTTCGCAACCCTGGATCCGACCCTGCGCAAATTGGTGATCCAGGATGTGGGTGATGTGATTCTGGCGGATACAGTTGGATTTATTCGACACTTGCCCCATGATCTGGTCGCGGCCTTCAAGGCGACGCTGCAGGAGACCCGCGAAGCGGATCTGCTGCTGCACGTGGTGGACTGTGCCGATGAGCAGATGCAGGAAAATATCGAGTCGGTGCAGCAGGTGCTGGCCGAGATCGAAGCCGATGACCGACCCCAGCTGATGATCTGCAACAAGATCGACAAGCTGGGTGAACATCCGGTCGGGCTGGAGCGTGATGAAGAGGGGCGCCCGGTGCGGGTCTGGCTGTCAGCCCAGACCGGGGAAGGGTGTGCAGACCTGTTTACGGCCCTGACTGAATTGCTGGCCGGATCCATGGTGCACCACACCCTGCAGTTGCCGCCTTCGGCCGCCAGATTGCGCAGTGCGCTCTATCGCCTCAAGGGCATAGAGCAGGAAGGTTTCAGCGAGGAGGGGGATTTTGTGTTGGAAGTCCGCCTGCAACTGGCTGACTGGAACCGCCTCATGAAACAAGAAGGTGAGAGTTTACAACGCTTTATCAGGCATTGA
- the hfq gene encoding RNA chaperone Hfq, with protein sequence MAKGQSLQDPFLNALRRERIPVSIYLVNGIKLQGQIESFDQFVILLKNTVSQMVYKHAISTVVPARAVNHHQHAPGAAGEEQGEAEA encoded by the coding sequence ATGGCTAAGGGGCAATCTCTCCAAGACCCGTTTTTGAATGCGCTGCGCCGTGAGCGGATTCCTGTTTCTATCTATTTGGTGAACGGCATCAAACTGCAGGGTCAGATCGAATCGTTTGACCAGTTTGTCATTTTGCTGAAGAACACCGTGAGCCAGATGGTCTACAAGCACGCCATCTCTACCGTGGTGCCGGCCCGTGCCGTCAACCACCACCAGCATGCGCCGGGCGCGGCTGGCGAAGAGCAGGGTGAAGCCGAGGCGTGA
- the ispB gene encoding octaprenyl diphosphate synthase, with amino-acid sequence MDQQTIRALCAADMTAVNELILARLQSDVSLINQLGFYIVSAGGKRMRPMLTVMAARALGYEGEDHLKLAAIIEFIHTSTLLHDDVVDESDLRRGRETANALFGNAASVLVGDYLYSRSFQMMSELSNLRVMEILSDATNTIAEGEVLQLMNCNDPDTTEESYMTVIYCKTAKLFEAATRLAAVLTHQPEPVEQAMTDYGKYLGTAFQIIDDVMDYCSQSDEMGKNVGDDLAEGKPTLPLLRAMEVGSPEERQLVRDAIEHRNGMEHLDRILAILDRTGALEYSRMRAREEADKAIAALAILPDSRHKQALETLAHMAVQRSA; translated from the coding sequence ATGGACCAACAGACTATCCGTGCGCTCTGTGCCGCCGACATGACGGCGGTCAATGAACTGATCCTGGCGAGACTCCAGTCCGATGTCAGCCTGATCAACCAGCTGGGTTTCTATATTGTCAGTGCAGGCGGGAAACGGATGCGCCCCATGCTGACCGTCATGGCCGCCCGCGCACTGGGATACGAAGGTGAAGATCACCTGAAACTGGCTGCCATCATCGAATTCATTCATACCTCCACCCTGCTGCACGACGACGTGGTCGACGAATCCGACCTGCGCCGCGGCCGGGAAACCGCCAACGCCCTGTTCGGCAATGCCGCCAGCGTCCTGGTCGGTGACTACCTCTACAGCCGCTCCTTCCAGATGATGAGCGAGCTCTCCAACCTGCGGGTGATGGAGATCCTCTCCGATGCCACCAATACCATCGCCGAAGGGGAAGTGTTGCAGCTGATGAACTGCAACGATCCGGATACCACCGAAGAGAGCTACATGACGGTCATCTACTGCAAGACCGCCAAGCTGTTCGAGGCGGCCACCCGCCTCGCCGCCGTGCTGACCCATCAGCCCGAGCCCGTCGAGCAGGCGATGACCGACTATGGCAAGTATCTGGGCACCGCCTTCCAGATCATCGACGATGTGATGGACTACTGCTCCCAGAGCGACGAGATGGGCAAGAACGTCGGCGACGACCTGGCCGAAGGCAAACCCACCCTGCCGCTGCTGCGGGCCATGGAGGTAGGTAGCCCGGAAGAGCGCCAGCTGGTGCGCGATGCCATCGAGCACCGCAACGGCATGGAGCACCTCGACCGGATCCTGGCCATCCTCGATCGTACCGGCGCCCTGGAATACTCCCGCATGCGGGCTCGGGAAGAGGCCGACAAGGCCATCGCGGCCCTCGCCATCCTGCCAGACTCCCGGCATAAGCAGGCGCTGGAGACGCTGGCCCACATGGCGGTGCAGCGCAGCGCCTGA
- the miaA gene encoding tRNA (adenosine(37)-N6)-dimethylallyltransferase MiaA gives MPTAIFLMGPTASGKTDLAIELCQALPCDIISVDSALIYRGMDIGTAKPSAAELALAPHRLIDILDPAVSYSAADFCKDALREMKEIAERGRIPLLVGGTMLYFKALLEGLSPLPSADPVIRAGIEEEAARLGWQALHDELVRIDPVAGARIHPNDPQRLSRALEVYRISGKTLTELTQVQGEGLPYRVLQFAIAPSDRAVLHQRIELRFDKMLQGGFEQEVRALYQRGDLTPDLPSIRCVGYRQMWDYLAGEVEYDEMRYRGIVATRQLAKRQMTWLRGWSDVTWLESGESGNLARVVARAGVA, from the coding sequence TTGCCGACTGCAATTTTTCTGATGGGGCCGACGGCCTCCGGCAAGACGGATCTCGCCATCGAACTGTGCCAGGCGCTGCCCTGCGACATCATCAGCGTTGATTCCGCGCTTATCTATCGCGGCATGGATATTGGCACCGCCAAACCGAGTGCTGCCGAGCTGGCGTTGGCGCCGCACCGGCTTATCGACATCCTGGACCCTGCCGTGAGCTATTCGGCGGCCGATTTTTGCAAGGATGCGCTACGGGAGATGAAAGAGATTGCCGAGCGCGGCCGCATTCCGCTGCTGGTGGGCGGCACCATGCTCTATTTCAAGGCGCTGCTGGAGGGGCTTTCTCCGCTGCCCTCCGCCGACCCCGTCATTCGGGCCGGCATCGAGGAAGAGGCGGCTCGCCTTGGCTGGCAGGCACTGCACGATGAACTGGTGCGCATCGACCCGGTGGCCGGTGCCCGCATCCATCCCAATGACCCGCAGCGGCTCAGCCGGGCACTCGAGGTCTACCGCATCAGCGGCAAGACGCTCACCGAGCTGACTCAGGTGCAGGGGGAGGGGTTGCCCTATCGGGTGTTGCAGTTTGCCATCGCGCCGAGCGATCGCGCCGTGCTGCACCAGCGCATCGAGCTGCGCTTTGACAAGATGCTGCAGGGCGGCTTTGAACAGGAAGTCAGGGCGCTCTACCAACGGGGCGATCTCACCCCGGATCTTCCCTCCATCCGCTGCGTGGGATACCGCCAAATGTGGGACTACCTGGCGGGGGAAGTGGAGTATGATGAGATGCGCTATCGCGGAATTGTTGCCACCCGCCAGTTGGCCAAGCGTCAAATGACCTGGTTGCGCGGTTGGTCTGATGTGACCTGGTTGGAATCTGGTGAGTCTGGCAATCTGGCAAGGGTTGTCGCCCGTGCCGGAGTGGCTTGA
- a CDS encoding DUF2065 domain-containing protein: MLTSILMGLGLLLLFEGLGPLLMPRAWQQMLRLLSEQPTEQLRRIGGCLVVAGAVILWALAR; encoded by the coding sequence ATGCTGACATCCATCTTGATGGGGCTGGGCTTGCTGTTGCTGTTCGAGGGGCTGGGACCGCTGCTGATGCCGCGCGCCTGGCAACAGATGCTACGGCTGCTGAGCGAGCAGCCCACCGAGCAGCTGCGCCGCATCGGCGGCTGTCTGGTGGTGGCCGGGGCCGTGATTCTGTGGGCGCTGGCACGTTAG
- the hflK gene encoding FtsH protease activity modulator HflK: MAWNEPGNNGKDRDPWGNNGKNQGPPDLDEMLRKVSRRFGGLLGGGKSGGGDVGKFGLSIALMVAVVVWVVSGFYTIREAERGVVLRFGEYSHNVDPGLRWKPTFIDRVIPVDVESVRSLPASGFMLTQDENVVRVEMDVQYRVVDPEQYLFSVTNADESLSQATDSALRYVVGHTRMDDVLTTGREKVRQETWQVIDSIIEPYHMGLQIVDVNFLPARPPEEVKDAFDDAISAQEDEQRFIREAEAYAREVEPKARGQVKRLEQEAEAYKSQIVLKAKGEVARFNELLPQYQAAPELTRDRIYLETMEELYQQANKVVVDMPAGNNSMIYLPLDKLSGKANAVQPARPAGAPVVEQTPPSNEGANSTPTPLRSGDRFSSGRN; this comes from the coding sequence ATGGCTTGGAATGAGCCTGGTAACAACGGCAAAGACCGTGACCCCTGGGGGAACAACGGCAAGAATCAGGGACCCCCTGATTTGGACGAGATGCTGCGCAAGGTGAGCCGCCGTTTTGGTGGTCTGCTCGGTGGCGGCAAGTCTGGTGGTGGCGATGTAGGCAAGTTTGGCCTCTCCATCGCCCTGATGGTGGCGGTAGTGGTGTGGGTCGTCAGCGGCTTCTATACCATTCGTGAAGCCGAGCGGGGCGTGGTGCTGCGCTTTGGCGAATACTCCCACAACGTGGATCCCGGCCTGCGCTGGAAGCCGACCTTCATCGACCGGGTGATCCCGGTGGACGTGGAATCGGTCCGCTCCCTGCCGGCTTCCGGTTTCATGCTGACCCAGGACGAGAACGTGGTGCGGGTCGAGATGGATGTGCAGTATCGCGTGGTCGACCCGGAGCAGTATCTGTTCAGCGTCACCAACGCCGACGAGAGTCTGAGCCAGGCCACCGACAGCGCCCTGCGTTACGTGGTGGGCCACACCCGGATGGACGATGTGCTGACCACAGGTCGTGAGAAGGTGCGCCAGGAGACCTGGCAGGTGATCGACAGCATCATCGAGCCGTATCACATGGGTCTGCAGATCGTCGACGTCAACTTCCTGCCGGCACGTCCGCCGGAAGAGGTGAAAGACGCCTTCGATGACGCCATCTCCGCCCAGGAAGATGAACAGCGCTTCATTCGTGAAGCCGAAGCTTATGCCCGTGAAGTGGAGCCGAAGGCCCGTGGCCAGGTCAAGCGTCTGGAGCAGGAGGCCGAAGCCTACAAGTCCCAGATCGTGCTGAAGGCCAAGGGTGAAGTCGCTCGCTTCAACGAGTTGCTGCCCCAGTATCAGGCTGCGCCCGAGCTGACCCGCGATCGTATCTACCTGGAGACCATGGAAGAGCTGTATCAGCAGGCCAACAAGGTGGTGGTCGACATGCCGGCTGGCAACAACAGCATGATCTATCTGCCGCTCGACAAGCTTTCCGGCAAGGCGAACGCAGTGCAACCGGCCCGTCCGGCAGGTGCGCCGGTGGTGGAACAGACCCCGCCGTCCAACGAAGGGGCCAACTCCACTCCGACTCCGCTGCGTAGCGGCGACCGTTTCAGCTCAGGGAGAAACTAA
- the cgtA gene encoding Obg family GTPase CgtA translates to MKFVDEVQIRVDAGDGGNGCVSFRREKYIPNGGPDGGDGGDGGDVYLVADENLNTLIDYRFERFHAAERGENGQSANCTGRRGKDRILRVPVGTRASDEDTGELLGDLTHHEQKLLVAKGGFHGLGNTRFKSSVNRAPRQKSNGTPGEVRTLKLELLLLADVGMLGLPNAGKSTFIRAVSAARPKVADYPFTTLVPNLGVVRGENSRSFVIADIPGLIEGAAEGAGLGIRFLKHLERCRVLIHLVDICPVDGSDPAENAVTIVRELEKYSPELASKPRWLVFNKMDLILEEEAQEVMDRVKTALNHEGPVYAITAISKEGTKKVCYDILDLLDTMPRQLAEDAKDAIEKVEFKWDDYHKNQLAKAEADALAASKAFDESLDDDEWDDEDDDGVEVIYVRD, encoded by the coding sequence ATGAAGTTTGTTGATGAAGTCCAGATTCGAGTCGATGCCGGTGACGGTGGTAACGGTTGTGTGAGCTTTCGCCGTGAGAAGTACATTCCGAACGGCGGCCCGGATGGCGGTGACGGCGGTGACGGTGGCGACGTATATCTGGTTGCCGATGAAAACCTGAACACCCTGATCGACTACCGTTTCGAGCGTTTTCACGCCGCCGAACGTGGCGAGAATGGCCAGAGCGCCAACTGTACCGGCCGTCGCGGCAAGGACAGGATCCTGCGCGTACCGGTCGGCACCCGCGCCAGCGATGAAGACACCGGCGAACTGCTGGGTGACCTGACCCACCACGAGCAGAAGCTGCTGGTCGCCAAGGGCGGCTTCCACGGTCTGGGCAACACCCGTTTCAAGAGCTCCGTCAACCGGGCGCCGCGCCAGAAGAGCAACGGTACCCCGGGTGAAGTGCGTACCCTGAAGCTGGAGCTGTTGCTGCTGGCCGACGTCGGCATGCTGGGTCTGCCCAACGCCGGCAAGTCCACCTTCATCCGTGCCGTCTCCGCGGCCCGTCCGAAAGTGGCCGACTACCCCTTCACCACCCTGGTACCGAACCTGGGTGTGGTGCGTGGTGAGAACTCCCGCTCCTTCGTCATCGCCGACATTCCCGGTCTGATCGAAGGTGCCGCCGAAGGCGCTGGCCTCGGTATCCGCTTCCTCAAGCACCTCGAGCGTTGCCGCGTGCTGATCCATCTGGTGGACATCTGCCCGGTCGATGGTTCCGATCCGGCCGAGAATGCGGTGACCATCGTCCGGGAGCTGGAAAAATACAGCCCGGAACTGGCGAGCAAGCCGCGCTGGCTGGTGTTCAACAAGATGGACCTGATCCTGGAAGAAGAGGCGCAGGAAGTGATGGATCGCGTCAAGACCGCCCTCAATCATGAAGGCCCTGTCTACGCCATCACCGCCATCAGCAAGGAAGGGACCAAGAAGGTCTGCTACGACATCCTGGACCTGTTGGATACCATGCCCCGTCAGCTGGCGGAAGATGCCAAAGACGCCATCGAGAAGGTGGAGTTCAAGTGGGACGACTACCACAAGAACCAGCTGGCCAAGGCTGAAGCCGATGCGCTGGCCGCCTCCAAAGCGTTTGATGAATCGCTGGACGACGACGAGTGGGACGACGAAGACGATGATGGCGTGGAAGTCATCTACGTGCGTGACTGA
- the hflC gene encoding protease modulator HflC, translated as MKKIAIGVIAVAAMVCFSSVFIVDEGQKGIVVQFGKVKRVDSGEPRLYEPGLHFKVPLIDQVRKMDARIQTLEGQADRFVTSEKKDLIIDSYVKWKIEDFSKYYLATGGGNKIQAEDLLKRKINNGLRSEIGNRTIKDIVSGERSTVMEDALMKMARSSELGIKVVDVRIKQINLPVEVSSSIYQRMRAERTAVAREHRSQGREQAEILRADIDRKVTVMIADAESNARQLRGEGDAEAAKIYADSYKKDPEFFSFVRSMEAYRKSFAGGNDLMVLKPDSEFFRYLKSPHGSKQ; from the coding sequence ATGAAAAAGATAGCTATTGGTGTCATCGCTGTGGCCGCCATGGTCTGCTTCTCATCGGTCTTCATCGTCGATGAAGGCCAGAAGGGCATCGTCGTGCAGTTTGGCAAGGTGAAGCGGGTCGACTCTGGCGAGCCGCGGCTCTATGAGCCTGGTTTGCACTTCAAGGTGCCGCTCATCGATCAGGTACGCAAGATGGATGCCCGCATCCAGACCCTGGAAGGGCAGGCGGATCGCTTCGTTACGTCCGAGAAGAAGGACCTCATCATCGACTCCTACGTGAAGTGGAAGATCGAGGACTTCTCCAAGTACTACCTGGCGACCGGTGGTGGCAACAAGATCCAGGCCGAAGACCTGCTCAAGCGCAAGATCAACAACGGTCTGCGTTCCGAGATCGGTAACCGCACCATCAAGGACATCGTCTCCGGTGAGCGCAGTACCGTGATGGAAGATGCCCTGATGAAGATGGCGCGCTCCTCCGAGCTTGGCATCAAGGTGGTGGATGTGCGGATCAAGCAGATCAACCTGCCGGTGGAAGTCTCCAGCTCCATCTATCAGCGGATGCGTGCCGAGCGGACTGCGGTAGCCCGTGAGCATCGCTCCCAGGGCCGCGAGCAGGCCGAGATCCTGCGCGCCGACATCGACCGCAAGGTGACCGTGATGATCGCCGACGCCGAGAGTAACGCCCGTCAGCTGCGTGGTGAAGGGGATGCCGAGGCCGCCAAGATCTACGCCGACAGCTACAAGAAAGACCCCGAGTTTTTCAGCTTCGTGCGCAGCATGGAGGCCTATCGCAAGAGCTTTGCCGGTGGCAATGACCTGATGGTCCTCAAGCCGGACAGCGAGTTCTTCCGCTACCTCAAGTCGCCGCACGGCAGCAAGCAGTAA
- the rplU gene encoding 50S ribosomal protein L21: protein MYAVFQSGGKQHRVAEGQIVRLEKLNVETGATIDFNEVLMVAAGDTFKVGAPFVEGGKVVAEVVAHGRGEKVTIVKFRRRKHHRKQAGHRQWFTEVKITGISA from the coding sequence ATGTACGCGGTATTCCAAAGCGGCGGAAAACAACACCGTGTGGCCGAAGGTCAAATCGTTCGTCTGGAAAAGCTGAACGTTGAGACTGGCGCTACCATCGACTTCAACGAAGTGCTGATGGTTGCTGCAGGCGACACTTTTAAAGTAGGTGCTCCTTTCGTTGAAGGTGGCAAGGTTGTAGCTGAAGTTGTGGCTCACGGCCGTGGCGAGAAAGTGACTATCGTCAAGTTCCGTCGTCGTAAGCACCACCGTAAGCAAGCGGGCCACCGTCAGTGGTTCACTGAAGTCAAAATCACTGGCATCAGCGCTTAA